In Streptomyces capitiformicae, one genomic interval encodes:
- a CDS encoding dioxygenase family protein: MTTEITTDLTEAVVDSFEGTPDPRLRELLGSLTRHLHAFVRETEPTMAEWERAIDFLTATGQTCTDTRQEFVLLSDVLGVSMLVETINGDRGGDATESTVLGPFHMTESPARALGADIDLVGSGEPCVVSGRVLSRDGTPLPGAVLDVWQANAEGYYDVQQPEVQPAGNGRGLFTADDEGRFWFRTCVPSPYPIPTDGPVGDLLRATARESYRPAHIHFIVSAEGHAPVTTHIFVAGSDHLDSDAVFAVKKSLVQDFTETDDPVLAREFGIPNPFRHARFDLVLNTLDPNTLDPNTLDSERP, encoded by the coding sequence ATGACCACCGAAATCACCACCGACCTCACCGAGGCGGTCGTCGACAGCTTCGAGGGCACGCCCGACCCCCGGCTGCGGGAGCTGCTCGGCTCCCTCACCCGGCACCTCCACGCGTTTGTCCGCGAGACCGAGCCGACCATGGCGGAGTGGGAGCGGGCCATCGACTTCCTGACGGCGACCGGGCAGACCTGCACGGACACCCGGCAGGAGTTCGTCCTGCTGTCGGACGTGCTCGGGGTGTCGATGCTCGTGGAGACGATCAACGGCGACCGGGGCGGGGACGCGACGGAGTCGACGGTGCTCGGCCCGTTCCACATGACCGAGTCCCCGGCCCGCGCGCTCGGCGCGGACATCGACCTGGTCGGCAGCGGCGAGCCGTGCGTGGTCAGCGGGCGTGTACTGTCCCGGGACGGCACCCCGCTGCCCGGCGCGGTCCTCGATGTCTGGCAGGCGAACGCGGAGGGCTACTACGACGTCCAGCAGCCGGAGGTCCAGCCGGCGGGCAACGGGCGCGGGCTGTTCACGGCGGACGACGAGGGCCGATTCTGGTTCCGCACCTGCGTACCGAGCCCGTACCCGATTCCCACGGACGGCCCTGTCGGGGACCTCCTCCGGGCGACGGCCCGGGAGTCCTACCGTCCCGCCCACATCCACTTCATAGTCTCGGCCGAGGGGCATGCGCCGGTCACCACGCACATCTTCGTGGCGGGCAGTGACCACCTCGACTCGGACGCGGTGTTCGCCGTCAAGAAGAGCCTCGTCCAGGACTTCACCGAGACCGACGACCCCGTGCTGGCACGGGAGTTCGGCATCCCGAACCCGTTCCGGCACGCGCGCTTCGACCTCGTACTGAACACACTCGACCCGAACACACTCGACCCGAACACGCTCGACTCGGAGCGGCCGTGA
- a CDS encoding maleylacetate reductase — translation MEFIHETQPMRVVLRSGASVTAVAGEAELLGLRRLLVVCGPRGTEPARAVADSLGDTCVGLHAEARMHVPVEVADRAVEAARAAGADGCVAVGGGSAIGLGKAIALRTGLPLIAVPTTYSGSEMTPVWGLTEHGVKRTGRDPSVLPRSVVYDPDLTLSLPVALSVTSGINGVAHAAEALYAPDGTPLVSLMAEEGVRAMAGVLPTLADDPEDLDARGRALYGAWLCGAALGATTMGLHHKLCHVLGGTFGLPHAETHTVVLPYALAFNAPAAPEAIEALGRALDTDDAPYALWELSGRLGAPRSLAELGLKEGDLALAAAQTTGQAYANPRDVTVEGVLGVLKSAYEGDRPSRTP, via the coding sequence ATGGAGTTCATCCACGAGACCCAGCCCATGCGGGTCGTCCTGCGATCCGGCGCCTCGGTCACCGCGGTGGCGGGCGAGGCCGAACTGCTCGGCCTGCGACGGCTGTTGGTGGTGTGCGGCCCGCGAGGTACGGAACCGGCCCGAGCCGTCGCCGACTCCCTCGGCGACACCTGCGTCGGACTGCACGCCGAGGCCCGTATGCATGTGCCCGTCGAGGTCGCCGATCGCGCGGTGGAGGCAGCACGGGCCGCCGGCGCCGACGGGTGCGTCGCGGTCGGCGGGGGATCGGCGATCGGCCTCGGCAAGGCCATCGCCCTGCGCACCGGGCTGCCGCTCATCGCCGTACCGACGACGTACTCCGGCTCGGAGATGACCCCTGTCTGGGGCCTGACCGAGCACGGCGTCAAGCGCACCGGCCGTGACCCGTCGGTTCTGCCCCGCAGCGTCGTCTACGACCCCGACCTCACCCTCTCGCTCCCCGTCGCCCTGTCCGTGACCAGCGGCATCAACGGGGTCGCGCACGCGGCGGAGGCCTTGTACGCGCCGGACGGCACGCCGCTGGTGTCGCTGATGGCGGAGGAGGGCGTACGGGCGATGGCGGGCGTCCTGCCCACGCTCGCGGACGATCCCGAGGACCTGGACGCCCGCGGCCGTGCCCTGTACGGGGCCTGGCTGTGCGGTGCCGCGCTCGGCGCGACGACCATGGGTCTGCACCACAAGCTGTGCCACGTGCTCGGCGGCACCTTCGGCCTGCCGCACGCCGAGACCCACACGGTGGTCCTCCCGTACGCCCTGGCCTTCAACGCGCCCGCCGCGCCCGAGGCCATCGAGGCGCTCGGCCGGGCCCTGGACACCGACGACGCCCCGTACGCCCTGTGGGAGCTGTCCGGCCGCCTCGGCGCGCCCCGCTCCCTCGCCGAACTCGGCCTGAAGGAGGGCGACTTGGCCCTGGCCGCGGCGCAGACCACCGGGCAGGCGTACGCCAACCCGCGCGACGTCACGGTGGAGGGCGTACTGGGCGTACTGAAGTCCGCGTACGAGGGCGACCGGCCCTCACGAACGCCCTGA